In Anser cygnoides isolate HZ-2024a breed goose chromosome 16, Taihu_goose_T2T_genome, whole genome shotgun sequence, one genomic interval encodes:
- the ADNP gene encoding activity-dependent neuroprotector homeobox protein isoform X1, whose amino-acid sequence MEYCMLGTSAFHKVQQQLMMPRKAFLSQKEKQARARERDMLKKRRRRQDYLKRSVEPQKNAETIKWHRDDEKRRENEQVKDKDIKKRWRQDERERRKNVDAMNWRREDEKRENERETMFQLPVNNLGSLRKARKTVKKILSDIGLEYCKEHIEDFKQFEPNDFYLKNTTWEDVGLWDPSLTKNQDYRTKPFCCSACPFSSKFFSAYKSHFRNVHSEDFENRILLNCPYCTFNADKKTLETHIKIFHAPNANTPSGGISTFKDKNKHDSLKPKQADSVEQAVYYCKKCTYRDPLYEIVRKHIYREHFQHVAAPYVAKGGEKSLNGAVPLSSSTREEGSIHCKRCLFMPKSYEALVQHVIEDHERIGYQVTAMIGHTNVVVPRSKPLMLIAPKPQDKKPMGLPQRMGPLSPGSVRSLSSQQMMNRLTIPKPTLNSAGVNMMSNVHLQQNNYGVKSVPPSYVGQPGGRLNLSGNAPVSLSQQSQTMKQFSSGNGRPYTLGGEQRSQASARYSLQSANSSSLSSAQLKQTSLSQSQAASRVLGQSGSKSPVAATGPSTVNTSSTQKWKICTICNELFPENVYSVHFEKEHKAEKVPAVANYIMKIHNFTSKCLYCNRYLPTDTLLNHMLIHGLSCPYCRSTFNDVEKMAAHMRMVHVDEEMGPKTDSTLTFDLTLQQGSHTNIHLLVTTYNLRDAPAESVAYHAQNTPPVPPKPQPKIQEKSDIPVKSSPQAAVPYKKDVGKTLCPLCFSILKGPISDALAHHLRERHQVIQTVHPVEKKLTYKCIHCLGVYTSNMTASTITLHLVHCRGVGKTQNGQDKGTSSSRLSQSPAVAPVKRTYEHMEFSLMKRRKMDDDDSPSAFEEKPEEPVVLALDPKGHEDDSYEARKTFLTKYFNKQPYPTRREIEKLAASLWLWKSDIASHFSNKRKKCVRDCEKYKPGVLLGFNMKELNKVKHEMDFDAEWLFENHDEKNSRVNVSKTVDKKINIEKDNESSSDSYENIEEEYNESGSPFGPHISDIGGKASSDSTVENPDDSISKEIIEENTLQSPEKSDQKQEESSKYEEISAEEPTKLVGDVSDSEGDQDEQDDAVEWKDGASQSESGPGSQQVSDFEDNTSEVKPEAWTDESSQSEDAGSSKPTVETKEGGSESDEEQSKWKNRSYGKVEEFWSKDQSQWKNASEIEESLSNQQMEWQNSTIDSEDGDQFDSVTDGVAEPIHSSLTGVELSSQQA is encoded by the exons aAACTATGTTCCAACTTCCTGTCAACAACCTTGGCAGTTTAAGAAAGGCCCggaaaactgtgaaaaaaatacttagtgACATTGGTTTGGAATACTGTAAAGAACATATAGAA gaTTTTAAGCAGTTTGAACCTAAtgacttttatttgaaaaacactACATGGGAAGATGTAGGATTGTGGGACCCATCGCTTACAAAAAATCAG gacTATCGGACAAAGCCCTTTTGCTGCAGTGCATGTCCATTTTCCTCGAAGTTCTTTTCAGCATACAAAAGCCACTTCCGGAATGTTCATAGTGAAGACTTTGAAAATCGGATTCTCCTTAATTGTCCTTACTGTACTTTCAATGCGGACAAAAAGACTTTGGAAACgcacattaaaatatttcatgctcCAAATGCCAATACACCGAGTGGAGGCATCAGcacttttaaagataaaaacaaacatgataGCCTTAAACCTAAGCAGGCTGACAGTGTAGAACAAGCTGTTTATTACTGTAAGAAGTGCACTTACCGAGATCCTCTGTATGAAATAGTTAGAAAGCACATTTACAGGGAACATTTTCAGCACGTAGCTGCTCCTTACGTAGCAAAGGGAGGTGAAAAGTCGCTCAATGGTGCAGTTCCATTAAGTTCCAGTACCCGGGAGGAGGGTAGTATTCACTGCAAACGATGCCTTTTTATGCCGAAATCATACGAAGCTTTAGTACAGCATGTTATCGAAGACCACGAACGTATAGGATATCAGGTAACTGCAATGATAGGTCACACTAACGTAGTGGTTCCAAGATCGAAACCTTTGATGCTAATAGCTCCAAAACCACAGGATAAAAAGCCTATGGGACTCCCTCAGAGGATGGGTCCCCTTTCCCCTGGAAGTGTTCGATCTCTGTCATCCCAACAGATGATGAACAGACTCACTATACCAAAGCCTACGTTAAATTCTGCAGGAGTGAATATGATGTCAAATGTTCACCTACAGCAAAACAATTACGGAGTCAAATCAGTACCGCCAAGTTACGTTGGTCAGCCAGGGGGGAGGCTAAACTTAAGTGGTAATGCACCAGTTTCTCTTTCACAGCAGTCTCAAACAATGAAACAGTTTTCAAGTGGCAATGGAAGGCCTTACACTCTTGGAGGGGAACAGAGATCACAGGCCTCAGCAAGATACTCTCTTCAGTCTGCCAATTCATCCTCCCTTTCTTCAGCTCAGTTGAAACAAACATCATTATCTCAGTCACAGGCAGCTTCAAGAGTATTAGGTCAGTCTGGCTCAAAATCTCCTGTAGCTGCTACAGGTCCTTCTACTGTCAATACATCATCCACACAAAAGTGGAAAATCTGTACAATCTGTAATGAGCTGTTTCCTGAAAACGTGTATAGTGTCCACTTTGAAAAGGAGCACAAGGCTGAAAAGGTGCCTGCAGTAGCTAACTATATAATGAAAATACACAATTTCACTAGCAAATGTCTATACTGTAATCGCTATTTACCCACTGATACATTGCTTAATCATATGCTAATACATGGTCTGTCTTGTCCGTATTGCCGGTCGACCTTCAATGATGTTGAAAAGATGGCTGCTCATATGCGAATGGTTCACGTTGATGAAGAAATGGGACCTAAGACTGATTCCACTCTGACATTTGATTTGACACTGCAGCAGGGCAGTCACACAAACATACATCTACTTGTAACCACCTACAACTTGAGAGATGCTCCTGCTGAATCTGTAGCTTACCATGCTCAGAATACTCCCCCTGTTCCTCCCAAACCACAGCCGAAAATCCAGGAGAAGTCTGACATACCTGTAAAAAGTTCCCCACAAGCAGCAGTTCCCTACAAAAAAGATGTAGGGAAAACTCTCTGTCCTCTGTGCTTTTCAATCCTAAAAGGACCCATCTCTGATGCACTTGCACATCATTTACGAGAGAGGCATCAAGTTATTCAGACAGTTCATCCAGTTGAGAAAAAGCTAACCTACAAATGCATCCATTGCCTTGGTGTATATACCAGTAACATGACTGCCTCAACTATAACGCTGCACCTTGTTCACTGCAGAGGTGTTGGGAAGACTCAAAATGGCCAGGACAAAGGTACTTCGTCATCTCGGCTAAGCCAGTCTCCAGCTGTAGCACCTGTAAAACGTACTTACGAACACATGGAATTCTCCCtaatgaagagaaggaaaatggatgATGACGACTCCCCCTCTGCCTTTGAGGAGAAGCCTGAAGAACCTGTAGTTCTAGCATTGGACCCCAAGGGTCATGAAGATGATTCCTACGAAGccaggaaaacatttctcacaaagtattttaataagcaACCATATCCCACTAGGAGAGAGATTGAAAAGCTGGCTGCCAGTTTGTGGCTCTGGAAGTCTGATATCGCGTCTCACTTTagcaacaaaaggaagaaatgtgttAGAGATTGTGAAAAATATAAACCTGGTGTGTTGCTTGGTTTCAACATGAAAGAACTAAACAAAGTTAAACATGAAATGGATTTTGATGCTGAATGGCTGTTTGAAAATCACGATGAAAAGAATTCCAGAGTCAATGTTAGTAAGACtgttgacaaaaaaataaacatagaaaAAGACAATGAAAGTTCCTCAGACAGCTATGAGAATATAGAAGAGGAATACAATGAAAGCGGCAGTCCATTTGGTCCGCATATTTCTGACATTGGTGGGAAAGCCTCTTCTGATAGCACAGTGGAGAACCCAGACGACAGCATATCCAAGGAAATCattgaagaaaatactttacAGTCTCCAGAGAAGTCTGATCAAAAACAAGAGGAAAGCTCTAAATACGAAGAAATTTCTGCTGAAGAGCCAACAAAACTGGTGGGTGATGTTTCAGATAGTGAAGGTGATCAGGATGAGCAAGATGATGCTGTTGAATGGAAAGATGGAGCTTCGCAGTCTGAAAGTGGGCCTGGTTCTCAGCAGGTTTCAGATTTTGAAGATAATACATCAGAAGTAAAACCAGAAGCGTGGACAGATGAATCCTCCCAAAGCGAAGACGCTGGTAGCAGTAAACCGACTGTTGAGACAAAAGAGGGTGGCTCTGAAAGTGATGAAGAACAGTCAAAGTGGAAGAATCGTTCCTATGGAAAAGTAGAAGAGTTTTGGTCTAAGGACCAGTCGCAATGGAAAAACGCATCAGAGATTGAGGAGAGCTTGTCAAATCAGCAGATGGAATGGCAGAATAGCACAATTGACAGTGAGGACGGAGATCAGTTTGACAGCGTGACTGACGGGGTAGCAGAACCGATTCACAGCAGCTTAACTGGTGTGGAGCTGAGTAGCCAGCAAGCATAA
- the ADNP gene encoding activity-dependent neuroprotector homeobox protein isoform X2, protein MMPRKAFLSQKEKQARARERDMLKKRRRRQDYLKRSVEPQKNAETIKWHRDDEKRRENEQVKDKDIKKRWRQDERERRKNVDAMNWRREDEKRENERETMFQLPVNNLGSLRKARKTVKKILSDIGLEYCKEHIEDFKQFEPNDFYLKNTTWEDVGLWDPSLTKNQDYRTKPFCCSACPFSSKFFSAYKSHFRNVHSEDFENRILLNCPYCTFNADKKTLETHIKIFHAPNANTPSGGISTFKDKNKHDSLKPKQADSVEQAVYYCKKCTYRDPLYEIVRKHIYREHFQHVAAPYVAKGGEKSLNGAVPLSSSTREEGSIHCKRCLFMPKSYEALVQHVIEDHERIGYQVTAMIGHTNVVVPRSKPLMLIAPKPQDKKPMGLPQRMGPLSPGSVRSLSSQQMMNRLTIPKPTLNSAGVNMMSNVHLQQNNYGVKSVPPSYVGQPGGRLNLSGNAPVSLSQQSQTMKQFSSGNGRPYTLGGEQRSQASARYSLQSANSSSLSSAQLKQTSLSQSQAASRVLGQSGSKSPVAATGPSTVNTSSTQKWKICTICNELFPENVYSVHFEKEHKAEKVPAVANYIMKIHNFTSKCLYCNRYLPTDTLLNHMLIHGLSCPYCRSTFNDVEKMAAHMRMVHVDEEMGPKTDSTLTFDLTLQQGSHTNIHLLVTTYNLRDAPAESVAYHAQNTPPVPPKPQPKIQEKSDIPVKSSPQAAVPYKKDVGKTLCPLCFSILKGPISDALAHHLRERHQVIQTVHPVEKKLTYKCIHCLGVYTSNMTASTITLHLVHCRGVGKTQNGQDKGTSSSRLSQSPAVAPVKRTYEHMEFSLMKRRKMDDDDSPSAFEEKPEEPVVLALDPKGHEDDSYEARKTFLTKYFNKQPYPTRREIEKLAASLWLWKSDIASHFSNKRKKCVRDCEKYKPGVLLGFNMKELNKVKHEMDFDAEWLFENHDEKNSRVNVSKTVDKKINIEKDNESSSDSYENIEEEYNESGSPFGPHISDIGGKASSDSTVENPDDSISKEIIEENTLQSPEKSDQKQEESSKYEEISAEEPTKLVGDVSDSEGDQDEQDDAVEWKDGASQSESGPGSQQVSDFEDNTSEVKPEAWTDESSQSEDAGSSKPTVETKEGGSESDEEQSKWKNRSYGKVEEFWSKDQSQWKNASEIEESLSNQQMEWQNSTIDSEDGDQFDSVTDGVAEPIHSSLTGVELSSQQA, encoded by the exons aAACTATGTTCCAACTTCCTGTCAACAACCTTGGCAGTTTAAGAAAGGCCCggaaaactgtgaaaaaaatacttagtgACATTGGTTTGGAATACTGTAAAGAACATATAGAA gaTTTTAAGCAGTTTGAACCTAAtgacttttatttgaaaaacactACATGGGAAGATGTAGGATTGTGGGACCCATCGCTTACAAAAAATCAG gacTATCGGACAAAGCCCTTTTGCTGCAGTGCATGTCCATTTTCCTCGAAGTTCTTTTCAGCATACAAAAGCCACTTCCGGAATGTTCATAGTGAAGACTTTGAAAATCGGATTCTCCTTAATTGTCCTTACTGTACTTTCAATGCGGACAAAAAGACTTTGGAAACgcacattaaaatatttcatgctcCAAATGCCAATACACCGAGTGGAGGCATCAGcacttttaaagataaaaacaaacatgataGCCTTAAACCTAAGCAGGCTGACAGTGTAGAACAAGCTGTTTATTACTGTAAGAAGTGCACTTACCGAGATCCTCTGTATGAAATAGTTAGAAAGCACATTTACAGGGAACATTTTCAGCACGTAGCTGCTCCTTACGTAGCAAAGGGAGGTGAAAAGTCGCTCAATGGTGCAGTTCCATTAAGTTCCAGTACCCGGGAGGAGGGTAGTATTCACTGCAAACGATGCCTTTTTATGCCGAAATCATACGAAGCTTTAGTACAGCATGTTATCGAAGACCACGAACGTATAGGATATCAGGTAACTGCAATGATAGGTCACACTAACGTAGTGGTTCCAAGATCGAAACCTTTGATGCTAATAGCTCCAAAACCACAGGATAAAAAGCCTATGGGACTCCCTCAGAGGATGGGTCCCCTTTCCCCTGGAAGTGTTCGATCTCTGTCATCCCAACAGATGATGAACAGACTCACTATACCAAAGCCTACGTTAAATTCTGCAGGAGTGAATATGATGTCAAATGTTCACCTACAGCAAAACAATTACGGAGTCAAATCAGTACCGCCAAGTTACGTTGGTCAGCCAGGGGGGAGGCTAAACTTAAGTGGTAATGCACCAGTTTCTCTTTCACAGCAGTCTCAAACAATGAAACAGTTTTCAAGTGGCAATGGAAGGCCTTACACTCTTGGAGGGGAACAGAGATCACAGGCCTCAGCAAGATACTCTCTTCAGTCTGCCAATTCATCCTCCCTTTCTTCAGCTCAGTTGAAACAAACATCATTATCTCAGTCACAGGCAGCTTCAAGAGTATTAGGTCAGTCTGGCTCAAAATCTCCTGTAGCTGCTACAGGTCCTTCTACTGTCAATACATCATCCACACAAAAGTGGAAAATCTGTACAATCTGTAATGAGCTGTTTCCTGAAAACGTGTATAGTGTCCACTTTGAAAAGGAGCACAAGGCTGAAAAGGTGCCTGCAGTAGCTAACTATATAATGAAAATACACAATTTCACTAGCAAATGTCTATACTGTAATCGCTATTTACCCACTGATACATTGCTTAATCATATGCTAATACATGGTCTGTCTTGTCCGTATTGCCGGTCGACCTTCAATGATGTTGAAAAGATGGCTGCTCATATGCGAATGGTTCACGTTGATGAAGAAATGGGACCTAAGACTGATTCCACTCTGACATTTGATTTGACACTGCAGCAGGGCAGTCACACAAACATACATCTACTTGTAACCACCTACAACTTGAGAGATGCTCCTGCTGAATCTGTAGCTTACCATGCTCAGAATACTCCCCCTGTTCCTCCCAAACCACAGCCGAAAATCCAGGAGAAGTCTGACATACCTGTAAAAAGTTCCCCACAAGCAGCAGTTCCCTACAAAAAAGATGTAGGGAAAACTCTCTGTCCTCTGTGCTTTTCAATCCTAAAAGGACCCATCTCTGATGCACTTGCACATCATTTACGAGAGAGGCATCAAGTTATTCAGACAGTTCATCCAGTTGAGAAAAAGCTAACCTACAAATGCATCCATTGCCTTGGTGTATATACCAGTAACATGACTGCCTCAACTATAACGCTGCACCTTGTTCACTGCAGAGGTGTTGGGAAGACTCAAAATGGCCAGGACAAAGGTACTTCGTCATCTCGGCTAAGCCAGTCTCCAGCTGTAGCACCTGTAAAACGTACTTACGAACACATGGAATTCTCCCtaatgaagagaaggaaaatggatgATGACGACTCCCCCTCTGCCTTTGAGGAGAAGCCTGAAGAACCTGTAGTTCTAGCATTGGACCCCAAGGGTCATGAAGATGATTCCTACGAAGccaggaaaacatttctcacaaagtattttaataagcaACCATATCCCACTAGGAGAGAGATTGAAAAGCTGGCTGCCAGTTTGTGGCTCTGGAAGTCTGATATCGCGTCTCACTTTagcaacaaaaggaagaaatgtgttAGAGATTGTGAAAAATATAAACCTGGTGTGTTGCTTGGTTTCAACATGAAAGAACTAAACAAAGTTAAACATGAAATGGATTTTGATGCTGAATGGCTGTTTGAAAATCACGATGAAAAGAATTCCAGAGTCAATGTTAGTAAGACtgttgacaaaaaaataaacatagaaaAAGACAATGAAAGTTCCTCAGACAGCTATGAGAATATAGAAGAGGAATACAATGAAAGCGGCAGTCCATTTGGTCCGCATATTTCTGACATTGGTGGGAAAGCCTCTTCTGATAGCACAGTGGAGAACCCAGACGACAGCATATCCAAGGAAATCattgaagaaaatactttacAGTCTCCAGAGAAGTCTGATCAAAAACAAGAGGAAAGCTCTAAATACGAAGAAATTTCTGCTGAAGAGCCAACAAAACTGGTGGGTGATGTTTCAGATAGTGAAGGTGATCAGGATGAGCAAGATGATGCTGTTGAATGGAAAGATGGAGCTTCGCAGTCTGAAAGTGGGCCTGGTTCTCAGCAGGTTTCAGATTTTGAAGATAATACATCAGAAGTAAAACCAGAAGCGTGGACAGATGAATCCTCCCAAAGCGAAGACGCTGGTAGCAGTAAACCGACTGTTGAGACAAAAGAGGGTGGCTCTGAAAGTGATGAAGAACAGTCAAAGTGGAAGAATCGTTCCTATGGAAAAGTAGAAGAGTTTTGGTCTAAGGACCAGTCGCAATGGAAAAACGCATCAGAGATTGAGGAGAGCTTGTCAAATCAGCAGATGGAATGGCAGAATAGCACAATTGACAGTGAGGACGGAGATCAGTTTGACAGCGTGACTGACGGGGTAGCAGAACCGATTCACAGCAGCTTAACTGGTGTGGAGCTGAGTAGCCAGCAAGCATAA